The following are encoded in a window of Haemorhous mexicanus isolate bHaeMex1 chromosome 7, bHaeMex1.pri, whole genome shotgun sequence genomic DNA:
- the POLR3A gene encoding DNA-directed RNA polymerase III subunit RPC1 isoform X1 → MVKEQFRETDVAKKISHICFGMKSPEEMRQQAHIQVVSKNLYSQDNNHSPLQYGVLDHRMGTSEKDRPCETCGKNLADCLGHYGYIDLELPCFHVGYFKAVIGILQMICKTCCCIMLSVEEKRQFLDYLKRPGLTYLQKRGLKKKVSEKCRKKNTCPYCGAFNGTVKKCGLLKIIHEKYKTNKKVVDPIVSTFLQSFETAIEYNKEVEPLLGRAQENLNPLVVLNLFKRIPVEDIPLLLMNPQAGKPSDLILTRLLVPPLCIRPSVVSDLKSGTNEDDLTMKLTEIIFLNDVIKKHRISGAKTQMIMEDWDFLQLQCALYINSELSGIPLNMAPKKWTRGFVQRLKGKQGRFRGNLSGKRVDFSGRTVISPDPNLRIDEVAVPIHVAKILTFPEKVNKANINFMRKLVCNGPDVHPGANFIQQRHTQMKRFLKYGNREKMAQELKFGDIVERHLIDGDIVLFNRQPSLHKLSIMAHIARVKPHRTFRFNECVCTPYNADFDGDEMNLHLPQTEEAKAEALVLMGTKANLVTPRNGEPLIAAIQDFLTGAYLLTLKDTFFDRAKACQIIASILVGKDEKIKVRLPPPAILKPVTLWTGKQVFSLILKPSDDCPVKANLRTKGKQYCGRGEDLCYNDSYVTIQNSELMSGSMDKGTLGSGSKNNIFYILLRDWGQVEAADAMSRLARLAPVYLSNRGFSIGIGDVTPGQGLLKAKYELLNAGYKKCDEYIEALNTGKLQQQPGCTAEETLEALILKELSVIRDHAGSACLRELDKSNSPLIMALCGSKGSFINISQMIACVGQQAISGSRVPDGFENRSLPHFEKHSKLPAAKGFVANSFYSGLTPTEFFFHTMAGREGLVDTAVKTAETGYMQRRLVKSLEDLCSQYDLTVRSSTGDIIQFIYGGDGLDPAAMEGKDEPLEFKRVLDNIRAVYPCRSEPALSKNELVLTSESIMKKNEFLCCQDSFLQEIKKFIKGVSEKIKKTRDKYGINDNGTTEPRVLYQLDRITPTQLEKFLETCRDKYMRAQMEPGSAVGALCAQSIGEPGTQMTLKTFHFAGVASMNITLGVPRIKEIINASKAISTPIITAQLDKDDDPDFARLVKGRIEKTLLGEISEYIEEVFLPDDCFILVKLSLERIRLLRLEVNAETVRYSICVSKLRVKPGDVAVHGEAVVCVTPRENSKSSMYYVLQSLKEELPKVVVQGIPEVSRAVIHVDEQSGKEKYKLLVEGDNLRAVMATHGVKGTKTSSNNTYEVEKTLGIEAARTTIINEIQYTMVNHGMSIDRRHVMLLSDLMTYKGEVLGITRFGLAKMKESVLMLASFEKTADHLFDAAYFGQKDSVCGVSECIIMGIPMNIGTGLFKLLHKADKESTPPRRPLIFDHNEFHIPIVT, encoded by the exons ATGGTGAAGGAGCAGTTCAGGGAGACCGATGTGGCCAAGAAAAT AAGCCACATCTGTTTTGGCATGAAATCTCCAGAAGAGATGCGTCAGCAAGCCCACATTCAAGTGGTCAGCAAGAATTTGTATAGTCAGGACAACAATCACTCGCCACTGCAGTATGGAGTGCTGGACCATCGCATG GGAACCAGTGAAAAAGATCGTCCCTGTGAAACCTGTGGGAAAAATCTGGCTGACTGTTTAGGGCATTATGGGTACATTGACTTAGAACTACCATGCTTTCACGTCGGGTACTTCAAAGCTGTGATAGGCATCTTACAG ATGATCTGCAAAACCTGTTGCTGCATCATGTTGtcagtggaagaaaaaaggcagttttTAGATTACCTAAAACGACCCGGCCTTACATATCTTCAGAAGAGAGGGCTAAAAAAGAAAGTGTCTGAGAagtgcagaaagaaaaacacttgtCCTTACTGTGGGGCCTTTAATG GAACTGTGAAGAAGTGTGGTTTGTTGAAGATAATACATGAAAAGTACAAGACAAATAAGAAAGTTGTAGATCCAATAGTGTCAACTTTTCTCCAGTCCTTTGAAACTGCCATTGAATATAACAAAGAAGTAGAACCCTTACTGGGAAGAGCTCAG GAAAACTTGAATCCTTTGGTAGTATTGAACCTCTTTAAAAGAATCCCAGTGGAAGACATCCCTCTACTTCTAATGAACCCACAAGCAGGTAAACCTTCAGACTTGATCCTCACACGACTCCTGGTGCCTCCACTGTGTATCAGACCCTCTGTGGTGAGCGATTTGAAGTCTGGCACCAATGAAGATGATTTGACAATGAAACTGACAGAGATAATTTTCCTCAATGATGTGATAAAAAAG CATAGGATATCAGGAGCCAAAACACAGATGATTATGGAAGACTGGGATTTTCTTCAGCTGCAATGTGCTCTGTACATTAATAGTGAGCTCTCTGGCATACCCCTCAACATGGCACCTAAAAAATGGACCAGAGGTTTTGTTCAGAGACTTAAAGGAAAGCAAG GTCGATTTAGAGGCAATTTGTCTGGAAAGAGAGTGGATTTTTCTGGCAGAACAGTCATTTCACCTGATCCTAACTTAAGAATAGATGAAGTAGCAGTACCTATTCATGTTGCTAAAATATTGACCTTTCCTGAAAAG GTGAACAAagcaaatattaattttatgaGGAAACTTGTCTGTAATGGTCCTGATGTTCATCCTGGAGCAAACTTCATACAGCAAAGGCACACCCAAATGAAAAG ATTTTTGAAATATGGGAACCGAGAGAAGATGGCCCAGGAGCTGAAGTTCGGTGACATTGTGGAGCGACATCTGATAGATGGTGACATCGTCCTGTTCAACCGGCAGCCCTCTCTGCACAAGCTGAGCATCATGGCCCATATT gctaGAGTAAAACCTCATAGGACATTCAGGTTCAATGAATGTGTCTGTACACCATACAATGCAGACTTTGATGGAGATGAGATGAACCTTCACCTTCCTCagacagaagaagcaaaagcagaagcaCTTGTTTTAATGGGG ACTAAAGCAAACTTGGTAACACCTAGAAATGGAGAGCCTCTTATTGCTGCTATTCAAGATTTCCTCACAG GTGCTTATCTTCTTACATTAAAAGATACCTTTTTTGATCGAGCCAAAGCCTGTCAAATTATTGCGTCTATCCTGGTTGGCAAGGATGAGAAGATCAAAGTCCGTCTTCCACCCCCAGCAATTCTGAAG CCTGTAACACTCTGGACAGGCAAACAGGTTTTCAGCCTCATTCTCAAACCCAGTGATGATTGTCCTGTAAAAGCCAACCTGCGAACCAAGGGCAAACAGTATTGTGGCAGAGGGGAGGACCTGTGCTACAATGATTCTT ATGTTACAATTCAAAACAGCGAGTTAATGAGTGGCAGTATGGACAAAGGAACACTGGGGTCAGGATCCAAGAACAACATCTTCTACATCTTGCTGAGAGACTGGGGCCAGGTGGAAGCTGCAGATGCCATGTCACGTCTGGCCAGACTTGCTCCAGTCTATCTTT CTAATCGTGGCTTTTCAATTGGAATTGGTGATGTAACTCCTGGACAGGGCCTGCTAAAAGCTAAGTATGAGCTCCTGAATGCTGGCTATAAGAAATGTGACGAGTATATTGAAGCTCTGAACACTGGCAAGCtacagcagcagcctggttGTACTGCAGAAGAGACATTAGAg GCTTTAATCCTTAAAGAACTGTCTGTTATCAGAGATCatgctggcagtgcctgccTCAGAGAACTGGACAAGAGCAACAGTCCCCTGATCATGGCTCTCTGTGGTTCTAAAG GCTCCTTCATTAACATATCCCAGATGATTGCTTGTGTAGGACAGCAGGCTATCAGTGGGTCCCGAGTTCCTGATGGGTTTGAGAACAGGTCCTTGCCTCACTTTGAGAAGCATTCTAAG ctccctgcagcaaaAGGCTTTGTTGCAAACAGCTTCTACTCTGGGTTGACTcccactgaattttttttccacacaatgGCTGGTCGAGAAGGTCTGGTTGATACAGCTGTAAAAACAGCTGAAACTGGGTATATGCAG agACGTCTGGTAAAATCCCTTGAAGATCTTTGCTCACAGTATGATTTAACAGTCAGAAGTTCTACTGGTGACATTATACAGTTTATTTATGGAGGAGATGGCTTGGATCCTGCAGCTATGGAAGGGAAGGATGAACCACTGGAATTCAAGAGAGTTCTAGACAATATCAGG gCTGTCTATCCCTGCCGAAGTGAACCAGCCCTTAGCAAAAATGAACTGGTATTAACATCTGAGTCCATCATGAAGAAGAATGAATTTCTTTGCTGTCAAGACAGTTTTCTGCAG gaaattaaaaaattcatCAAAGGTGTTTctgagaagataaaaaaaacTAGGGACAAGTATGGAATTAATGACAATGGCACAACAGAG CCAAGAGTTTTATATCAGTTGGATAGGATTACTCCAACACAACTAGAGAAGTTTCTAGAGACTTGTAGAGACAAATACATGAG ggcACAAATGGAGCCTGGATCTGCAGTAGGAGCTCTTTGTGCACAGAGCATTGGTGAGCCTGGCACACAGATGACTCTGAAGACTTTCCATTTTGCTGGTGTTGCTTCAATGAACATTACTTTGGGTGTGCCAAGAATCAAGGAAATCATTAATGCTTCAAAGGCTATTAG CACCCCTATTATAACAGCACAGTTGGACAAAGATGATGATCCTGATTTTGCCCGTCTGGTTAAAGGAAGAATTGAGAAAACTTTGTTAGGAGAG ATTTCTGAATATATTGAGGAAGTGTTTCTTCCAGATGACTGTTTCATCCTAGTGAAGCTGTCTTTAGAGCGCATTAGACTACTGAGATTAGAG GTGAATGCCGAGACTGTGCGTTACTCGATTTGCGTCTCTAAACTCCGAGTGAAGCCTGGGGATGTTGCTGTCCATGGAGAAGCAGTTGTGTGTGTGACCCCTCGTGAAAATAGCAAGAGTTCCATGTATTATGTATTGCAGTCCCTCAAGGAAGAGCTACCAAAG GTTGTAGTGCAAGGCATACCAGAGGTTTCCCGAGCTGTCATTCATGTTGATGAACAaagtggaaaggaaaaatacaagcTTCTGGTTGAAGGTGATAATCTGCGAGCTGTTATGGCTACTCATGGAGTCAAAGGAACAAAAACATCCTCTAACAACACTTATGAG GTAGAGAAAACTCTGGGAATTGAAGCTGCTCGGACAACCATTATCAATGAGATTCAATACACGATGGTCAACCATGGCATGAGCATTGACAGGAGACATGTCATGTTATTGTCTGATCTAATGACTTACAAG GGTGAAGTTCTGGGCATTACCAGGTTTGGACTGgcaaaaatgaaggaaagtGTGTTGATGCTGGCTTCTTTTGAAAAGACTGCAGACCATCTCTTTGATGCTGCCTACTTTGGACAGAAGGATTCTGTTTGTG gTGTTTCTGAGTGCATCATCATGGGAATTCCAATGAATATTGGAACAGGTCTCTTTAAACTGTTACACAAAGCGGACAAAGAATCAACCCCTCCCAGGCGGCCTCTGATATTTGATCATAATGAATTTCATATTCCCATTGTTACATAG
- the RPS24 gene encoding small ribosomal subunit protein eS24 isoform X2, whose product MNDTVTIRTRKFMTNRLLQRKQMVIDVLHPGKATVPKTEIREKLAKMYKTTPDVIFVFGFRTHFGGGKTTGFGMIYDSLDYAKKNEPKHRLARHGLYEKKKTSRKQRKERKNRMKKVRGTAKANVGAGKK is encoded by the exons ATG AATGACACAGTGACCATCAGAACCAGGAAGTTCATGACCAACAGACTTCTGCAGCGCAAGCAGATG GTGATTGATGTTCTTCATCCTGGGAAGGCCACAGTCCCCAAAACAGAAATCAGGGAAAAGCTGGCAAAAATGTACAAGACAACCCCTGATGTAATTTTCGTCTTTGGCTTCAGAACTCACTTTGGTGGTGGCAAGACAACTGGTTTTGGCATGATCTATGATTCCCTGGACTATGCAAAGAAAAACGAGCCAAAGCACAGGCTTGCCAGG CACGGCttgtatgaaaagaaaaagacttcCAGGAAACAGCGAAAAGAGCGTAAGAACAGAATGAAGAAAGTCAGGGGCACAGCCAAGGCGAATGTTGGTGCTGGCAAGAAG
- the POLR3A gene encoding DNA-directed RNA polymerase III subunit RPC1 isoform X2: MNPQAGKPSDLILTRLLVPPLCIRPSVVSDLKSGTNEDDLTMKLTEIIFLNDVIKKHRISGAKTQMIMEDWDFLQLQCALYINSELSGIPLNMAPKKWTRGFVQRLKGKQGRFRGNLSGKRVDFSGRTVISPDPNLRIDEVAVPIHVAKILTFPEKVNKANINFMRKLVCNGPDVHPGANFIQQRHTQMKRFLKYGNREKMAQELKFGDIVERHLIDGDIVLFNRQPSLHKLSIMAHIARVKPHRTFRFNECVCTPYNADFDGDEMNLHLPQTEEAKAEALVLMGTKANLVTPRNGEPLIAAIQDFLTGAYLLTLKDTFFDRAKACQIIASILVGKDEKIKVRLPPPAILKPVTLWTGKQVFSLILKPSDDCPVKANLRTKGKQYCGRGEDLCYNDSYVTIQNSELMSGSMDKGTLGSGSKNNIFYILLRDWGQVEAADAMSRLARLAPVYLSNRGFSIGIGDVTPGQGLLKAKYELLNAGYKKCDEYIEALNTGKLQQQPGCTAEETLEALILKELSVIRDHAGSACLRELDKSNSPLIMALCGSKGSFINISQMIACVGQQAISGSRVPDGFENRSLPHFEKHSKLPAAKGFVANSFYSGLTPTEFFFHTMAGREGLVDTAVKTAETGYMQRRLVKSLEDLCSQYDLTVRSSTGDIIQFIYGGDGLDPAAMEGKDEPLEFKRVLDNIRAVYPCRSEPALSKNELVLTSESIMKKNEFLCCQDSFLQEIKKFIKGVSEKIKKTRDKYGINDNGTTEPRVLYQLDRITPTQLEKFLETCRDKYMRAQMEPGSAVGALCAQSIGEPGTQMTLKTFHFAGVASMNITLGVPRIKEIINASKAISTPIITAQLDKDDDPDFARLVKGRIEKTLLGEISEYIEEVFLPDDCFILVKLSLERIRLLRLEVNAETVRYSICVSKLRVKPGDVAVHGEAVVCVTPRENSKSSMYYVLQSLKEELPKVVVQGIPEVSRAVIHVDEQSGKEKYKLLVEGDNLRAVMATHGVKGTKTSSNNTYEVEKTLGIEAARTTIINEIQYTMVNHGMSIDRRHVMLLSDLMTYKGEVLGITRFGLAKMKESVLMLASFEKTADHLFDAAYFGQKDSVCGVSECIIMGIPMNIGTGLFKLLHKADKESTPPRRPLIFDHNEFHIPIVT; encoded by the exons ATGAACCCACAAGCAGGTAAACCTTCAGACTTGATCCTCACACGACTCCTGGTGCCTCCACTGTGTATCAGACCCTCTGTGGTGAGCGATTTGAAGTCTGGCACCAATGAAGATGATTTGACAATGAAACTGACAGAGATAATTTTCCTCAATGATGTGATAAAAAAG CATAGGATATCAGGAGCCAAAACACAGATGATTATGGAAGACTGGGATTTTCTTCAGCTGCAATGTGCTCTGTACATTAATAGTGAGCTCTCTGGCATACCCCTCAACATGGCACCTAAAAAATGGACCAGAGGTTTTGTTCAGAGACTTAAAGGAAAGCAAG GTCGATTTAGAGGCAATTTGTCTGGAAAGAGAGTGGATTTTTCTGGCAGAACAGTCATTTCACCTGATCCTAACTTAAGAATAGATGAAGTAGCAGTACCTATTCATGTTGCTAAAATATTGACCTTTCCTGAAAAG GTGAACAAagcaaatattaattttatgaGGAAACTTGTCTGTAATGGTCCTGATGTTCATCCTGGAGCAAACTTCATACAGCAAAGGCACACCCAAATGAAAAG ATTTTTGAAATATGGGAACCGAGAGAAGATGGCCCAGGAGCTGAAGTTCGGTGACATTGTGGAGCGACATCTGATAGATGGTGACATCGTCCTGTTCAACCGGCAGCCCTCTCTGCACAAGCTGAGCATCATGGCCCATATT gctaGAGTAAAACCTCATAGGACATTCAGGTTCAATGAATGTGTCTGTACACCATACAATGCAGACTTTGATGGAGATGAGATGAACCTTCACCTTCCTCagacagaagaagcaaaagcagaagcaCTTGTTTTAATGGGG ACTAAAGCAAACTTGGTAACACCTAGAAATGGAGAGCCTCTTATTGCTGCTATTCAAGATTTCCTCACAG GTGCTTATCTTCTTACATTAAAAGATACCTTTTTTGATCGAGCCAAAGCCTGTCAAATTATTGCGTCTATCCTGGTTGGCAAGGATGAGAAGATCAAAGTCCGTCTTCCACCCCCAGCAATTCTGAAG CCTGTAACACTCTGGACAGGCAAACAGGTTTTCAGCCTCATTCTCAAACCCAGTGATGATTGTCCTGTAAAAGCCAACCTGCGAACCAAGGGCAAACAGTATTGTGGCAGAGGGGAGGACCTGTGCTACAATGATTCTT ATGTTACAATTCAAAACAGCGAGTTAATGAGTGGCAGTATGGACAAAGGAACACTGGGGTCAGGATCCAAGAACAACATCTTCTACATCTTGCTGAGAGACTGGGGCCAGGTGGAAGCTGCAGATGCCATGTCACGTCTGGCCAGACTTGCTCCAGTCTATCTTT CTAATCGTGGCTTTTCAATTGGAATTGGTGATGTAACTCCTGGACAGGGCCTGCTAAAAGCTAAGTATGAGCTCCTGAATGCTGGCTATAAGAAATGTGACGAGTATATTGAAGCTCTGAACACTGGCAAGCtacagcagcagcctggttGTACTGCAGAAGAGACATTAGAg GCTTTAATCCTTAAAGAACTGTCTGTTATCAGAGATCatgctggcagtgcctgccTCAGAGAACTGGACAAGAGCAACAGTCCCCTGATCATGGCTCTCTGTGGTTCTAAAG GCTCCTTCATTAACATATCCCAGATGATTGCTTGTGTAGGACAGCAGGCTATCAGTGGGTCCCGAGTTCCTGATGGGTTTGAGAACAGGTCCTTGCCTCACTTTGAGAAGCATTCTAAG ctccctgcagcaaaAGGCTTTGTTGCAAACAGCTTCTACTCTGGGTTGACTcccactgaattttttttccacacaatgGCTGGTCGAGAAGGTCTGGTTGATACAGCTGTAAAAACAGCTGAAACTGGGTATATGCAG agACGTCTGGTAAAATCCCTTGAAGATCTTTGCTCACAGTATGATTTAACAGTCAGAAGTTCTACTGGTGACATTATACAGTTTATTTATGGAGGAGATGGCTTGGATCCTGCAGCTATGGAAGGGAAGGATGAACCACTGGAATTCAAGAGAGTTCTAGACAATATCAGG gCTGTCTATCCCTGCCGAAGTGAACCAGCCCTTAGCAAAAATGAACTGGTATTAACATCTGAGTCCATCATGAAGAAGAATGAATTTCTTTGCTGTCAAGACAGTTTTCTGCAG gaaattaaaaaattcatCAAAGGTGTTTctgagaagataaaaaaaacTAGGGACAAGTATGGAATTAATGACAATGGCACAACAGAG CCAAGAGTTTTATATCAGTTGGATAGGATTACTCCAACACAACTAGAGAAGTTTCTAGAGACTTGTAGAGACAAATACATGAG ggcACAAATGGAGCCTGGATCTGCAGTAGGAGCTCTTTGTGCACAGAGCATTGGTGAGCCTGGCACACAGATGACTCTGAAGACTTTCCATTTTGCTGGTGTTGCTTCAATGAACATTACTTTGGGTGTGCCAAGAATCAAGGAAATCATTAATGCTTCAAAGGCTATTAG CACCCCTATTATAACAGCACAGTTGGACAAAGATGATGATCCTGATTTTGCCCGTCTGGTTAAAGGAAGAATTGAGAAAACTTTGTTAGGAGAG ATTTCTGAATATATTGAGGAAGTGTTTCTTCCAGATGACTGTTTCATCCTAGTGAAGCTGTCTTTAGAGCGCATTAGACTACTGAGATTAGAG GTGAATGCCGAGACTGTGCGTTACTCGATTTGCGTCTCTAAACTCCGAGTGAAGCCTGGGGATGTTGCTGTCCATGGAGAAGCAGTTGTGTGTGTGACCCCTCGTGAAAATAGCAAGAGTTCCATGTATTATGTATTGCAGTCCCTCAAGGAAGAGCTACCAAAG GTTGTAGTGCAAGGCATACCAGAGGTTTCCCGAGCTGTCATTCATGTTGATGAACAaagtggaaaggaaaaatacaagcTTCTGGTTGAAGGTGATAATCTGCGAGCTGTTATGGCTACTCATGGAGTCAAAGGAACAAAAACATCCTCTAACAACACTTATGAG GTAGAGAAAACTCTGGGAATTGAAGCTGCTCGGACAACCATTATCAATGAGATTCAATACACGATGGTCAACCATGGCATGAGCATTGACAGGAGACATGTCATGTTATTGTCTGATCTAATGACTTACAAG GGTGAAGTTCTGGGCATTACCAGGTTTGGACTGgcaaaaatgaaggaaagtGTGTTGATGCTGGCTTCTTTTGAAAAGACTGCAGACCATCTCTTTGATGCTGCCTACTTTGGACAGAAGGATTCTGTTTGTG gTGTTTCTGAGTGCATCATCATGGGAATTCCAATGAATATTGGAACAGGTCTCTTTAAACTGTTACACAAAGCGGACAAAGAATCAACCCCTCCCAGGCGGCCTCTGATATTTGATCATAATGAATTTCATATTCCCATTGTTACATAG
- the RPS24 gene encoding small ribosomal subunit protein eS24 isoform X1 produces MNDTVTIRTRKFMTNRLLQRKQMVIDVLHPGKATVPKTEIREKLAKMYKTTPDVIFVFGFRTHFGGGKTTGFGMIYDSLDYAKKNEPKHRLARHGLYEKKKTSRKQRKERKNRMKKVRGTAKANVGAGKKK; encoded by the exons ATG AATGACACAGTGACCATCAGAACCAGGAAGTTCATGACCAACAGACTTCTGCAGCGCAAGCAGATG GTGATTGATGTTCTTCATCCTGGGAAGGCCACAGTCCCCAAAACAGAAATCAGGGAAAAGCTGGCAAAAATGTACAAGACAACCCCTGATGTAATTTTCGTCTTTGGCTTCAGAACTCACTTTGGTGGTGGCAAGACAACTGGTTTTGGCATGATCTATGATTCCCTGGACTATGCAAAGAAAAACGAGCCAAAGCACAGGCTTGCCAGG CACGGCttgtatgaaaagaaaaagacttcCAGGAAACAGCGAAAAGAGCGTAAGAACAGAATGAAGAAAGTCAGGGGCACAGCCAAGGCGAATGTTGGTGCTGGCAAGAAG AAATGA